The genomic window TCCGGTACGGCGCGCTGGTGGAGAACAAGCTGCTCGCCGAACTGCAACGGTTCGGCATCGCCACCCCCGCCTCGGCCGACCACTCCCGTGCGGTGGTCATGTCTTTCGCGGCCACCGCGGTCTGGCGGATCCGCCGCGCCGCGCCGTTGCTGCCGACGGTGCTGCTCGGTGAATCATCGCGATACCTCGGTGGCGGCGCCGCGACAACGGTCGGCGCCACCGCCGTCGGTCCGTCGGTGAAGACCCTGCGCGACCACCCCGAACTGGTCGACAAGGCCGCCGCCGCGGGCCGCGCGACCTACTGCTGGACCGTGGACGATCCCGACGACGTACGCCTGTGCGCCGACCTCGGCGTCAGCTGGGTCGCCACGAATCACCCGGGCCGCACCAAGGCGCTGCTCGCCGCCGCCTGAGTTCGCGCCCGGTCACCTTGCCCCGCAGTACCCTTCGGCCGGGTTCGGCGCCGTGGCGCGCGGTGTGCCGCCGAGCACACCATGTAGGTTGACCCCCCGTGGGTAAGAGCAAGCGCAATAGTCCTAAGCCCGGAGGGAACCGGGCACAGCGTCTCGCCGAGCGGAAGGCGGCGCTGGAGCAGGCGGCCCAGTCCGTTTCGCGTCCCTTCGAGGGGCTGGCCGCGGAGTGCGATCTGGTCGCGCTGCGCGAGTTCGTGCCGTCGGCCACCGCCGAGCTGAAGCTGGCACCCGGCGTCGCGGCCGAGCGCCAGGTCGTGCTCGCGACGGTGCTTCCTGGTGCGGTGGCCGCGCTGGTGCGGGCGGGCGATCAGCCGAGTGGCTTCGTCGGCGCGCAGATGCAGTTCCATGGCGCCGATCCGGGTGCCGACCTCGCCGCCGCCATCCTGTGGACGCAGTCCGCCGAACCGGGCGACTCGCTGTCGTCGGTGGAGAGCGTGGCGGGCGGCCCGCGGCTGGCCGACGTGATCGACGCGGGCGCGCAGCTGGATCTCACGGTGCACCAGGACTTCGACTGGTGGGTGCCCGAGGGCGTGCAGCCCGACCCGCAGGTCGCCGCGACCATCGAGCAGGCCAAGCAGGCGATCATGCCCTCGGCGCGGCTCGCGCTCGGCCCGGATTCGGTCGGCGCGGCGTGGTGGGTGGACGCCGGCGAGAAGGCACACATCCGTTGGGTCCGTCCGGAAAACGAGGACGACCTGATGCTGGCACTGGCCCGCCTGCACGCCGCCGGTGGTCTGCACCTCGGCGAGGGTTCCCGGTTCGCGGGCTCGTTCCGCACGCACGGTGTGCTGGTTCCGGTCTTCGACCTGGATCCGGAACAGCACGCCGAGGAATGGACCAAGCCCGCCAAGGAGTTCGGCGTCCGGCTGGTCGAGGCACTGGCTACGGACGCGCCGCTGACCGCCGACGAGCGTCGCTCGCGGGACGGCCTTCGGTCGCGTCAGGTGACCCTGCGCTGAGCGCAGAATTCCTCGGATGGATTTCGCGAAAAATACTTCTCTCGAATCCCGGCTCGGCTAGGTTCTCTGCGACACCACAGCTGGTGCCGGTGAGGGCAGTCTCACCGACCGTCGAGGGAAGAGGAAACCGTGACCGATCTGATCGCGATGCTTACATCACTGTTCAGTTCGATGAGTGCTAAGTAAGCACTCTTATAAACGGCAGCAGGCCCAGCTCATCAGAGAGCTGGGCCTGTTTGTTGCCATCGGCAATGCCGATCAGATGGATCCGCCCGCTGTCGACGGGGCACCGGAAGCATCGCTGGGACCACTCATTTCCCGGGCGATGAACTCTTCCAGATCGAACAGGTTGGAACCGGCGCGATCGGCGATGGTGAGCAGGGTGGTCATGTTGGCGACCTCCTCGACCTGCTCCTTCAGGAACCACTGCATGAACTGTTCGCCCAGGTAGTCGCCCTCTTCGCGGGCGGTGCTCGCCAGCTGGATGATCTGGTCGGTGACCGTCTTCTCCTGGGAGAGGGCGAGCGCGATCGGCTCGCGCACATTCTCGAACTTGGATTTGGCCGCGTCGATGCCGGAAAGCTCGACACTGATATCCCGGTCGAGGAAGTACTGCACGATCATCATCGCGTGGTTACGTTCTTCGACCGCCTGCGCATAGAAACGCTTGGCCAACTGGGGCAGGTCCGCATTGTCGAACCACACCGCGATGGCGATGTATTGATGCTCGGCATTGAATTCATGCCTGATCTGATCGTGGAGCAGGCTGTGGAATTTGCTGCGTGGGGACTCCGGATGGCTGGACATAAAGGTGACATTAGCCCTGGTCAAGGCGCCTGTCATCCAAGTGCAACCTTATTGAGGCTAGTATTGCCTAATTAATTCTTCGCCGCCCCAGCCATTCTCGGGGTCGCGTTGTCGATGCGCCGCGGGGCGCGAAGTTCCCGCGCGAGGAAGTCCTCGACGTCGAACAGGTTGCCCGCCGAGCGCTCGATCACGGCCAGCACGGTGGTCATCCTGGCGACGTCTTCGACCTGTTCCTTCAGGAACCATTGGATGAAGCGCTCGCCGAGATAGTCGTTCGATTCGCGGGCCGCGCGCGCGAGCCCGGAGATCTGCTTACTGCGGTTCTGCTCGGTCTCCAGCAGGAAAGCTATTGCGGCACCGGGGGATTCGAAGGTCGACTGGATCTCGTCCAGCCCGGCGATCTGCACGTCGAGGTCGCGGTCGAGTAGATACTGGACCATCCGCAAGGCGTGTCCGCGCTGCTCGCCCGACTTGTCGTAGCAGTGTTTCGCCAACTGCGGCAACCGATTCGAGTCGAAGTACACGGCGGCCGCCAGATACTGCTGGGCGGCGGTGAATCCGTGACGAATCTGTGCGCGCAGCAGACGGGGGAACGGCTGAGCATCGGTGTCCGGCATGTGACCGACGCTACCTCGTCAGCAGGTCCTCCGGAATCGGTCGGTCCGAAGCGAGTGCGTCGAAGAACTGGCTCGCCTTGTTCTTGTCCCACACCAGCACGTTGCCGCTGGCGGTATCGTCGAACCCGCCGATCGGCACCGTTGTCGCCACCGTGTCACCGCGCAGCGCCCAGCCGAGCTGCGCGAGATGCCAGATGTGGTCGCCCTTGTCGACCTTCAGCGATTTCACCGTTCCGGTGGCCAGCGGCCACAGCTTGAACGGGTTCACCAAAGTCGCGGTGCTGGTCGCCTTCTTCACCAGGGCGGCCATGAAGATGCGCTGATTGTTCACCCGGTCCAGGTCGGCGAGCGCGGTCGCGCGGGTGCGGACGAAGCCGAGCGCCTCGGGTCCGCTCAGCTTCTGGCAGCCCGCGGGTAGGTTGATCCCGGCCAGCGGATCGTCGATGGGAGCAGGCAGGCAGACATCGATGCCGCCGAGCGCGTCGACGACACCGGCGAAACCGCTGAAGCCGATCTGCGCGTAGTGGTCGATGTGCACGCCGGTTGCGATCTCGACGGTCTGCACCAGCAGTTGCGGCCCGCCGATGGCGAAGGCGGCGTTGAGCTTGTCCCTGCCGTTGCCGGGAATGCTGACGTACGAGTCGCGCGGCAGGCTGACCAGCGTGGTCTTACCCGATTTGGGGACGTGCACCAGCATGATCGTGTCGGTGCGTTCCGGACCGACCTCGCCGCCGGTGGCGAGTTCCTGTTCCTGCTCCGGAGTCAGTCCCGCGCGGCCGTCCGAACCGACGAGCAGCCAGTTGGTGCCCGGCGTATCGCCAACGCGTTCGGCGTAATCGGCTAGAGCGGGGATGCGGGTCAGCGAGCGATCGAGTTGGATGACCGCACCGACCGCGGCCAGCACGAGTACCAGCAGCAAGACCAGGAACCAGCGGAAGTAGTGGCGCTTGCGGCGCGGCCGAGGGGCACGGGCCGGACGTTCGCCGCGCGGGGGACCGGGCGGCGGCGGAGGTGGGGCACCTCGCGACGGTCGCCGCTGCTGCGGTGGCGGACCTTCGCGGTAGGGGACCGGCTGTTGCGTCGGCGCATGGGTCTGCCGTGGTTTGTCGAGTGGCGGCGGCCTGCGGGCGGCGACGTTTTCCGGCGGAACCTGCGAGTACGCGAGCGGTGGCTGTGGACCGCGGCGGCGCAGCACCTGGGTCGGCTCGATGTACGGCGACTGCGGGTCACCGGGCGGACCGGCCCGGTGCGGCCCGGGACGCTGCACCGGCGGCGGGCCGGGCGGCGGCACCCGGCGCATTCGCGCGCGGTACTGGGGGTCGTCGCCATTCATCACTGAGACTCTACTTATCAGTCGTCGTTCGGGGTGCTCGTGCGGCGGATCTGCCTCTACCCGTCATCCCCATTTGCCATGCGTACGTCGAATGCCGTGTACGCCGGTCGTGGTGCCGATCCGTCGGAGCACTCGCTATGAATTCGCCTGTGCTGCGCCGCTGTTATCGCGCGGCGGGGAACAGTTGTGTCACGGGGATTTGTCGGCGGCGGCCGACGGGTATCAGTGCAGGTGAGGCGGTGTACCCCTGCAGGAGTTACGGCAGCCAGGATACGTGTCCGCGCAGGGCGGTATAGCCGAGGTAAGCGACCGTGTCGATGGTGGCGTGGGCGAGAATCAGTGGCCACAGTTTGTTCGTCCGCTGCCAGTAGCGCCCGAAGATCAAGCCCATCACCAGGTTTCCGAGGCCGCCCCCGAGCCCCTGATACAGGTGGTAGCTGCCGCGCAGCAGGGCCGACGCGACCAGCGACGAGTTCTCCGACCAGCCGAGCTTGCGCAGCCGGGTGATCAGGTACGCGACCACGATGATTTCCTCGGCCACCGCGTTCGCGCAGGCGGACAGGATCAACGCGGGCAATCGCCACCAGTGGTCACCGAGCGACGCGGGCACGATCGTCACGCTCACCCCCATCGCGTGTGCGACCAGGTACAGACCGAGACCGGGCAGCCCGATGATGGCCGCGAGAATCAGTCCGGGCAGCACATCCGCGCGCCACCTGAGTCGCGCCGCGAGGCCGATCAACCGCGGCCCGATTCCACTGCGCCACAACAGGTACAGACCGAGCGCCGCCCACCCGACCAGCCGCGCCACACTCAGCAACTGGAACAGCAGATCGATGGTGGACTGCGTCGACCGAGACGGATTCAGCGCGACGGTGCGCCCGCCGACCCCACCCGGCGCCAGCGCACTCTCCACCAACGACAGCGCCGCATTGAGCCCACTCAACCCGAACGTGACCGCCAGCACGACCGCGATCTCGAGCTTGATCCCGAACCGCTCCCGCTCCGTCACCTCGGCCTCGCCCCGCTCGGCCCCGGACTCACCACGCATGAGCTCGAATCTATTGCCCCTGCTCGCCCCCACCACGCGCACCACCCGCGGAGTGCTGAAATCCGCCGTGCCCCGCTGGGCGCAGCAACGCCAGGGCCGCTGGCGCACCGCGCCGGCCGCAGGCAGTTGAACGGTGCTGGCCGACCGCTGCGGTCGCGCGCGACGGGTGCACGCCGGGCCGGTCGAGGCGGACGGGATGGCGGACGGCCGGTCGGACGAATGGGATGGCGGACGCTGGTGGGGCCGTTGAGCCGAGCTGCCCACACCGGTGGTGCCCACAAGTTCGGCGTGCTCAGGTGTGGCGCAAGCCGTTCATCTGCGGTGACATCATCGCCAGAGCGGGAACCACAAGTTCTGGAGCGTGTCAGATGCGGCGCAGGCCGTTGAGGAAGGGACATCCGGCCAGCAGGCGCACTGCGCGGCTGAGGGATTCGATGTCGTCGGCGGGGGCGTTGAACGGGAGGCGGAAGTCGTGGTCGCCGTCGCGGCCTTCGATGCGCAGGGTGAGGCCGTAGCGGTCGATGGCGAGCGGGTGCACGATGCCGTGCTGGAGGCGCGGCGGCAGGTGGCGGGCCAGTTGCGCGACGACGTCCGCGTGGTCGGCGTCCATGTGCTGCAACCAGGCGGATTCCAAGGTGCAGAACGGATCCGGCTGGGCCGATCGCAGTTCGTCGATGCTCACCGATTCGGCGCCGGTCGAGTCGGCGACCACCGCGGAGTTGATCACCAGCCGGAGCAGGGTCGCCGTGTGTCCCACGTCGAGCAGGGCGGGATCCGGGTTTTCCTTGGCGACCTCGCCGGCCAGCGCGCGCTGCGCCTGTGCCGGTACCGCCCGCACCCAGCCGCGCAGCCACACCAGCGCGCGGACCGGCTCGCGCAACGGCAGCGGCGCGTGATCGGTGAGCTCCAGGACCGCCGGTGCGCCCGCGTCCGGGGAGTTCCCCGTCACGATCGCAGCCACCGACGTGGTCGGCACCGCGATCACCGCGTCACCGCACTGACGCACGTGATGCACCGAGACGGGCGTCGGATCGATGCCCGGCAGCGCGAGCACCGCCTGTTCCGCGTGCGCGCACGCACTGCGCACCCGCTCAGCGGTGGACGGTGCGACGGTGGGTGTCGGACGCGGCATACAAACCTCCGTGGTCGGGCCCTGTTCGCCTCGCTCGGCGCTCGATTAGGTTACCCTAAGCTAAGTGACGAGAAGAACAAGCGCAAGCGTTCACACCACCTTGATCCTGAGAATTCGCCACCCATTGCACGGCTGAACCCCACAGCGCCCCCGCTTGTTACGGTGGATCGGTGGCGCACGCAGCGGAACCAGCCGGAGAACCGGTACTCATAGCGTTGACGACCCCCGCCCGGCGCAGCATCGTCGACGGCCTCCTGCGCCCCCCGAACCCCAGCAATTCCGCGCCCATCCTCGACGCCGACGCGCCGGACCAACACATCGCGGACTTCCTCGCAGGCATCGTCCACGCCGACACCGGCTTCATCGCCCGCACCTCCTCAGGCGAGCGCGCCCTGGCCATCGTCGCCGCCACCGCCGCCGCCCTCTGCGGCGAAGACATCCACACCGCCCTGACCACCCCCGACATCGCCTTCCTGAACTCCCTGAAACCGCCTGCGATAGAAGCCCTCCGCACCGTCCTCCTCGCCATCGAAACCGACAACGTGGACGAACTGACCTGTGGTTTGAACCCCCTAGCCCACAGCTAATTTGAGCCGAGGTGTGCCCTCGTGGCGTGGAGTCACCTGATTGCCGCGCAGCAGAGGGGACGCGGCTGCCTCGGGTCGGCGGAGTGGGGTGGTGCCTCCGAGACGGGATGGCTACGTGGACTCCGGCCCGCGCCAAAGCGGCAGTCGGCTAGGCAATGCCGCCCCGCGAGGATTGGTTCGTCAGCGGGCCGAAGCAAACGGCGGGCGCTGAAATGTGGGGTGGAGCGGGGGAGGCGGGTTAATACCGGGGGCGCCGGTCGCGGACGCAAGTAAGGTCGTAACCGTGCCGCGAATCGCGTACTTCGGGCCTTCCGGAACCTTCACCGAGATGGCCCTTGCCGAACTCGAATCCTCGGGGGCCTTCGAAGGGGCCGTCGAGCGCGTTGCCGCGCCCAGTCAAGGGGCCGCGCTCGAATTGATCCGGTCCGGGGACGTCGAGGGGGCGGTGGTGCCGATCGAGAGTTCGGTCGAGGGCTCGATCTCCGCGACCCTCGATTCCCTTGCCATCGGCCCGCGGCTGCAGATCGTGGCGGAAACCGAGCTGGAGGTGACCTTCACGATTCTGGGTCGCCCTGGCACCAGCCTGGCCGATGTGCGCTCGCTGGCCGCGTACCCGGTGGCCGCCGCCCAGGTGCGGGAATGGGTGTCGCGGGAGCTGCCGCACGCACAGCCCTACACCTCGGCGTCGAATGCCGCCGCGGCCGAGGATGTGGTGGCGGGCAAGGCCGATGCCGCGGTCTCCACCGCGTTGGCCGGTGCGCGGCTCGGGCTGGCGGCGTTAGCGTCCGGTGTGGCCGACCACGAGCAGGCGATCACCCGTTTCGTGCTGGTCACCCGACCGCGCGTGGCGCCATCGGCGACCGGTGCGGATCGCACCTCGATCGTGCTGGAGCTGCCGAACGAGCCCGGCTCCCTGATGCGCGCGTTCGCCGAGTTCGCTACCCGCGGCATCGATTTGACCAGGATCGAATCCCGGCCCACCCGTACGGGCATGGGCACCTATCGCTTTTATCTCGACTGCGTGGGGCACATCGACGACACAGCGGTCGCCGAGGCGCTCAAGGCATTGCATCGCACCGCACGGATCCGCTTCCTCGGCTCGTGGCCCGCGACCTCGGCGACCGGCACGCCGCCGCCATCGGACGAAGCCGCCGTGGAGTGGCTGACCCAGCTTCGAAAGGGGGTAGCGGACCTGTGACCGAGGGAAAAATCGGCCCGGGCAAGTTGGTTCTCGTCCGGCACGGGGAGACCGAAGGCAACGTCGCGAAACTCCTCGACACCCAGGTTCCTGGCTTGCCGCTCACCGAACGTGGTGCGGCACAGGCGAAGACGTTCGGCGAAACGCTGCTCAACCCGCCGCGGGTCCTGTTCTGCTCCGCCGCGCTGCGGGCCCGGCAGACCGCCTCCTACATCGAGGCCGCAACCGGCGTGCCCGCCACCGTGCTCGACAACCTGCACGAGGTGCAGGTCGGCGACCTGGAAGGGCAGCACAGCGAAGAGGCACACGGCTACTTCCAGCGGGTCTACCGGGCCTGGCACAACGGCGACCTGGACCAGCGGATCCCCGGCGGCGAATCCGGCCAAGACGTGCTCGACCGTTTCCTACCCGTCATCGAAGAACTCCGCGACACCTACCTCGCTCCCGAGTCGAGCACCGGCGACGTCCTACTGGTCAACCACGGCGCCGCCATGCGCCTCGTCTCCCGCTTCCTCGCCGACGTGCTCCCGCCCTTCACCACCAACAACCACCTGGACAACACCGAAACCATCGAACTGGTCCCCCTCCCCGACGGCACCTGGGACTGCACCCGCTGGGGCCGCTTCACCCCACCCTTCGGCTACGACGTAGCCCCCACCTCCGACGACCCCATGGGCTAGCACCAACCCATCCCGCCCCACCCCAAGCGACCCTCAGCGCGCGAGTGCACCGCCGGTGGCCCAGCCAGCCCTCTATCTGCTTCGCGCAGTTGATCTCACAGAGCGTGCCGACCCCTCACAGGGCGTAGGCCCTCTGTGTGCCTTACAAAGACTCTGTGAGATCGAAAGGCCCCGCCAGCCAAGGTCTCAGCCTCCGCGCGACCACTCGAGCCCGTCCCGAAAGTCTCCACTCACCATCGTTCACCTACCACGGCCAACCCTGAAAGGTGTAGCTACCGAAGGTGTTCCCTGATAATGCTGGGCACGTCGGGTGCCGTACCCGATTTTCTCTTCCGCAGCTTGGTAGCCGATGTGAGAGTTCCAGCGTCCTCGACTGGCTGTGGTTGCCTTGCAAGAGCTCTTCGGAGAAGGCGGGCGCCGAGGCCGGTACTAAACCTGTTCAGGCTTGCGCGGAAACTCTTCCCGCTCCGGCAACCCACTGATCAGATCCTGCAACGCCGTTCGCAACCGTGCCGTCGTTCCGGTGCTGAGTGACGTCCACTTCACGCCGTCGTCGGACTTGCTCGCGGTGGCGATGAAGCGTCCCGCACGCGTGTTGAACACGGCGATGTGGTTGTCGGTGACGTCGCGGGTGCCGTCGCCGTACACCACGCCGACTATCTCGGCGTGCGAGTGGATCTGCACCATGGCCGAGGCAAGGGTTTGCGCGTCGCGCGGCGGGGTGCCGACCTTGGCCAGCCGGGTGGCGGTCGCGGCCGCGTCGCCGGTGTCGTCGAAGATCGGGACCAGTTGCTCGGTCGGCGCGTTCATGCCGGTCAGATCGAGTGGCTCGGCTGGGCCGAGTGCCGCGATCAACGGGCCGGGCAGGTCGTCCTCGGCCTCGTCGATCACGTAGGACTGCGGCCCGCGCAGAGCGACGGTGACAAGATCGTCGCCCTTCGCGAGACACATGCGGCTCGCGTGACCTTCTACGAACAGCCGTAGTGCGACCACCCAGTGTGGTCGGTACAGCGCGCGCAGGCGGTCTTCGAGTTCCTGGTGGACCATGTCACCGATCAGGAGTTCCCGATCGGTGAGTGACTGAGCGGCCACGGCCATCGCCGCATCGTGATCGGTCACGTTGTCATATTGCCCGCGTGCGTCCAGCACGACGGGCACCTCGTCGATCTCCAGCTTCTCCAGGAGAAACTGCATCTCGTCGAGCGACAGCACAACCGACGCGAGCATCGACGGGCCGCGGCCCGCACCCAGCACCGTCACTTAGCCGTCCCGATGGGGTCCGCGCCGATC from Nocardia iowensis includes these protein-coding regions:
- a CDS encoding LCP family protein — encoded protein: MNGDDPQYRARMRRVPPPGPPPVQRPGPHRAGPPGDPQSPYIEPTQVLRRRGPQPPLAYSQVPPENVAARRPPPLDKPRQTHAPTQQPVPYREGPPPQQRRPSRGAPPPPPPGPPRGERPARAPRPRRKRHYFRWFLVLLLVLVLAAVGAVIQLDRSLTRIPALADYAERVGDTPGTNWLLVGSDGRAGLTPEQEQELATGGEVGPERTDTIMLVHVPKSGKTTLVSLPRDSYVSIPGNGRDKLNAAFAIGGPQLLVQTVEIATGVHIDHYAQIGFSGFAGVVDALGGIDVCLPAPIDDPLAGINLPAGCQKLSGPEALGFVRTRATALADLDRVNNQRIFMAALVKKATSTATLVNPFKLWPLATGTVKSLKVDKGDHIWHLAQLGWALRGDTVATTVPIGGFDDTASGNVLVWDKNKASQFFDALASDRPIPEDLLTR
- a CDS encoding glycerophosphodiester phosphodiesterase translates to MSQGSRAPFVVAHRGASAARPEHTLAAYELALQEGADGVECDVRLTRDGHLVCVHDRTVDRTSSGTGLVSEMTLDELEDLDFGADGEHAKVLTLSELISLVLDWRSRPTKLFIETKHPVRYGALVENKLLAELQRFGIATPASADHSRAVVMSFAATAVWRIRRAAPLLPTVLLGESSRYLGGGAATTVGATAVGPSVKTLRDHPELVDKAAAAGRATYCWTVDDPDDVRLCADLGVSWVATNHPGRTKALLAAA
- a CDS encoding ESX secretion-associated protein EspG codes for the protein MTVLGAGRGPSMLASVVLSLDEMQFLLEKLEIDEVPVVLDARGQYDNVTDHDAAMAVAAQSLTDRELLIGDMVHQELEDRLRALYRPHWVVALRLFVEGHASRMCLAKGDDLVTVALRGPQSYVIDEAEDDLPGPLIAALGPAEPLDLTGMNAPTEQLVPIFDDTGDAAATATRLAKVGTPPRDAQTLASAMVQIHSHAEIVGVVYGDGTRDVTDNHIAVFNTRAGRFIATASKSDDGVKWTSLSTGTTARLRTALQDLISGLPEREEFPRKPEQV
- a CDS encoding CPBP family intramembrane glutamic endopeptidase, whose amino-acid sequence is MRGESGAERGEAEVTERERFGIKLEIAVVLAVTFGLSGLNAALSLVESALAPGGVGGRTVALNPSRSTQSTIDLLFQLLSVARLVGWAALGLYLLWRSGIGPRLIGLAARLRWRADVLPGLILAAIIGLPGLGLYLVAHAMGVSVTIVPASLGDHWWRLPALILSACANAVAEEIIVVAYLITRLRKLGWSENSSLVASALLRGSYHLYQGLGGGLGNLVMGLIFGRYWQRTNKLWPLILAHATIDTVAYLGYTALRGHVSWLP
- a CDS encoding ferritin, translated to MPDTDAQPFPRLLRAQIRHGFTAAQQYLAAAVYFDSNRLPQLAKHCYDKSGEQRGHALRMVQYLLDRDLDVQIAGLDEIQSTFESPGAAIAFLLETEQNRSKQISGLARAARESNDYLGERFIQWFLKEQVEDVARMTTVLAVIERSAGNLFDVEDFLARELRAPRRIDNATPRMAGAAKN
- a CDS encoding histidine phosphatase family protein produces the protein MTEGKIGPGKLVLVRHGETEGNVAKLLDTQVPGLPLTERGAAQAKTFGETLLNPPRVLFCSAALRARQTASYIEAATGVPATVLDNLHEVQVGDLEGQHSEEAHGYFQRVYRAWHNGDLDQRIPGGESGQDVLDRFLPVIEELRDTYLAPESSTGDVLLVNHGAAMRLVSRFLADVLPPFTTNNHLDNTETIELVPLPDGTWDCTRWGRFTPPFGYDVAPTSDDPMG
- a CDS encoding ferritin; translated protein: MSSHPESPRSKFHSLLHDQIRHEFNAEHQYIAIAVWFDNADLPQLAKRFYAQAVEERNHAMMIVQYFLDRDISVELSGIDAAKSKFENVREPIALALSQEKTVTDQIIQLASTAREEGDYLGEQFMQWFLKEQVEEVANMTTLLTIADRAGSNLFDLEEFIAREMSGPSDASGAPSTAGGSI
- a CDS encoding DUF2470 domain-containing protein yields the protein MPRPTPTVAPSTAERVRSACAHAEQAVLALPGIDPTPVSVHHVRQCGDAVIAVPTTSVAAIVTGNSPDAGAPAVLELTDHAPLPLREPVRALVWLRGWVRAVPAQAQRALAGEVAKENPDPALLDVGHTATLLRLVINSAVVADSTGAESVSIDELRSAQPDPFCTLESAWLQHMDADHADVVAQLARHLPPRLQHGIVHPLAIDRYGLTLRIEGRDGDHDFRLPFNAPADDIESLSRAVRLLAGCPFLNGLRRI
- a CDS encoding DUF5926 family protein, which gives rise to MGKSKRNSPKPGGNRAQRLAERKAALEQAAQSVSRPFEGLAAECDLVALREFVPSATAELKLAPGVAAERQVVLATVLPGAVAALVRAGDQPSGFVGAQMQFHGADPGADLAAAILWTQSAEPGDSLSSVESVAGGPRLADVIDAGAQLDLTVHQDFDWWVPEGVQPDPQVAATIEQAKQAIMPSARLALGPDSVGAAWWVDAGEKAHIRWVRPENEDDLMLALARLHAAGGLHLGEGSRFAGSFRTHGVLVPVFDLDPEQHAEEWTKPAKEFGVRLVEALATDAPLTADERRSRDGLRSRQVTLR
- the pheA gene encoding prephenate dehydratase; amino-acid sequence: MPRIAYFGPSGTFTEMALAELESSGAFEGAVERVAAPSQGAALELIRSGDVEGAVVPIESSVEGSISATLDSLAIGPRLQIVAETELEVTFTILGRPGTSLADVRSLAAYPVAAAQVREWVSRELPHAQPYTSASNAAAAEDVVAGKADAAVSTALAGARLGLAALASGVADHEQAITRFVLVTRPRVAPSATGADRTSIVLELPNEPGSLMRAFAEFATRGIDLTRIESRPTRTGMGTYRFYLDCVGHIDDTAVAEALKALHRTARIRFLGSWPATSATGTPPPSDEAAVEWLTQLRKGVADL